From Camelus ferus isolate YT-003-E chromosome 18, BCGSAC_Cfer_1.0, whole genome shotgun sequence, one genomic window encodes:
- the ZP3 gene encoding zona pellucida sperm-binding protein 3 isoform X1 produces MGSHSGLLICFLLWGSTELCNPQPVWQDEAQQFVPSMPPSVMVECLEAQLVVTVNKDLFGTGKLIRPADLTLGPDSCEPLVSADTDTAVRFEVGLHECGNGMQVTEDALVYSTFLLHNPRPAENLTILRTNHAEVPIECRYPRSVWDGPVAAPVQRSLGQHISLHLEPWLQGNVSSWAILPTWVPFRTTVFSEEKLVFSLRLMEEDWSADKMTPTFQLGDRAHLQAQVHTGSHVPLRLFVDHCVATPTPDWNTSPSHTVVDFHGCLVDGLTDASSAFKAPRPGPETLQFTVDVFHFADDSRNTIYITCHLKVTPADRVPDQLNKACSFSKSSNRWSPVEGPADICQCCNEGRCGIPGRSRRLSRLEGQSVSRSRRHVTEEADVTVGPLIFLGKTSDYGMGGSTSSPTSVTLGVGLAVVLSLTLATIVLAVTRRRRAASHSVICPVSASQ; encoded by the exons ATGGGGTCGCACTCTGGGCTCCTCATCTGCTTTCTGCTCTGGGGAAGCACGGAGCTCTGCAACCCCCAGCCTGTCTGGCAGGATGAAGCCCAGCAGTTCGTGCCATCGATGCCGCCTTCCGTGATGGTGGAGTGTCTGGAGGCCCAGCTGGTGGTCACTGTCAACAAGGACCTTTTCGGCACCGGGAAGCTCATCAGGCCTGCAGACCTCACCCTGGGCCCTGACAGCTGTGAGCCGCTGGTCTCTGCGGACACAGATACTGCGGTCAGGTTTGAGGTCGGGCTGCATGAGTGTGGCAATGGCATGCAG GTGACCGAGGATGCCCTGGTGTACAGCACCTTTCTGCTCCACAACCCCCGCCCTGCGGAAAACCTGACCATCCTGAGGACTAACCACGCCGAGGTTCCCATCGAGTGCCGCTACCCCAGGTCCGTGTGGGACGGGCCTGTCGCTGCTCCGGTGCAGAGGTCCCTCGGCCAGCACATCAGCCTCCATCTAGAACCATGGCT GCAGGGCAACGTGAGCAGCTGGGCCATCCTGCCCACCTGGGTGCCCTTCAGGACCACGGTGTTCTCAGAGGAGAAGCTGGTTTTCTCTCTGCGCCTGATGGAGG AGGACTGGAGCGCCGACAAGATGACACCCACCTTCCAGCTGGGAGACAGAGCCCACCTCCAGGCCCAAGTCCACACTGGCAGCCACGTGCCACTGCGACTGTTCGTGGACCACTGTGTGGCCACGCCGACGCCGGACTGGAACACCTCTCCTTCTCACACCGTCGTGGATTTTCACGG TTGTCTCGTGGATGGTCTCACCGATGCCTCGTCTGCTTTCAAAGCACCCAGACCTGGGCCAGAGACACTCCAGTTCACGGTGGACGTGTTCCATTTTGCTGATGACTCCAGAAACACG ATATATATCACCTGCCATCTGAAGGTCACTCCAGCTGACCGAGTCCCGGACCAACTGAACAAAGCCTGTTCCTTCAGCAAGTCCTCCAATAG ATGGTCCCCGGTAGAAGGCCCTGCTGATATCTGTCAATGCTGTAACGAAGGGCGCTGTGGCATTCCAGGCCGTTCCAGGAGGCTGTCCCGCCTGGAGGGACAGTCTGTTTCCCGCAGTCGCAGGCACG TGACAGAAGAAGCAGATGTCACAGTGGGGCCACTGATTTTCCTGGGAAAGACGAGTGACTACGGCATGGGAGGGTcgacctcctctcccacctctgtgACGCTGGGTGTGGGCCTGGCCGTTGTGCTGTCCCTGACCTTGGCTACCATTGTCCTGGCTGTCACCAGGCGGCGTCGGGCCGCTTCCCACTCTGTGATATGCCCTGTGTCTGCTtcacaataa
- the ZP3 gene encoding zona pellucida sperm-binding protein 3 isoform X2, which produces MGSHSGLLICFLLWGSTELCNPQPVWQDEAQQFVPSMPPSVMVECLEAQLVVTVNKDLFGTGKLIRPADLTLGPDSCEPLVSADTDTAVRFEVGLHECGNGMQVTEDALVYSTFLLHNPRPAENLTILRTNHAEVPIECRYPRQGNVSSWAILPTWVPFRTTVFSEEKLVFSLRLMEEDWSADKMTPTFQLGDRAHLQAQVHTGSHVPLRLFVDHCVATPTPDWNTSPSHTVVDFHGCLVDGLTDASSAFKAPRPGPETLQFTVDVFHFADDSRNTIYITCHLKVTPADRVPDQLNKACSFSKSSNRWSPVEGPADICQCCNEGRCGIPGRSRRLSRLEGQSVSRSRRHVTEEADVTVGPLIFLGKTSDYGMGGSTSSPTSVTLGVGLAVVLSLTLATIVLAVTRRRRAASHSVICPVSASQ; this is translated from the exons ATGGGGTCGCACTCTGGGCTCCTCATCTGCTTTCTGCTCTGGGGAAGCACGGAGCTCTGCAACCCCCAGCCTGTCTGGCAGGATGAAGCCCAGCAGTTCGTGCCATCGATGCCGCCTTCCGTGATGGTGGAGTGTCTGGAGGCCCAGCTGGTGGTCACTGTCAACAAGGACCTTTTCGGCACCGGGAAGCTCATCAGGCCTGCAGACCTCACCCTGGGCCCTGACAGCTGTGAGCCGCTGGTCTCTGCGGACACAGATACTGCGGTCAGGTTTGAGGTCGGGCTGCATGAGTGTGGCAATGGCATGCAG GTGACCGAGGATGCCCTGGTGTACAGCACCTTTCTGCTCCACAACCCCCGCCCTGCGGAAAACCTGACCATCCTGAGGACTAACCACGCCGAGGTTCCCATCGAGTGCCGCTACCCCAG GCAGGGCAACGTGAGCAGCTGGGCCATCCTGCCCACCTGGGTGCCCTTCAGGACCACGGTGTTCTCAGAGGAGAAGCTGGTTTTCTCTCTGCGCCTGATGGAGG AGGACTGGAGCGCCGACAAGATGACACCCACCTTCCAGCTGGGAGACAGAGCCCACCTCCAGGCCCAAGTCCACACTGGCAGCCACGTGCCACTGCGACTGTTCGTGGACCACTGTGTGGCCACGCCGACGCCGGACTGGAACACCTCTCCTTCTCACACCGTCGTGGATTTTCACGG TTGTCTCGTGGATGGTCTCACCGATGCCTCGTCTGCTTTCAAAGCACCCAGACCTGGGCCAGAGACACTCCAGTTCACGGTGGACGTGTTCCATTTTGCTGATGACTCCAGAAACACG ATATATATCACCTGCCATCTGAAGGTCACTCCAGCTGACCGAGTCCCGGACCAACTGAACAAAGCCTGTTCCTTCAGCAAGTCCTCCAATAG ATGGTCCCCGGTAGAAGGCCCTGCTGATATCTGTCAATGCTGTAACGAAGGGCGCTGTGGCATTCCAGGCCGTTCCAGGAGGCTGTCCCGCCTGGAGGGACAGTCTGTTTCCCGCAGTCGCAGGCACG TGACAGAAGAAGCAGATGTCACAGTGGGGCCACTGATTTTCCTGGGAAAGACGAGTGACTACGGCATGGGAGGGTcgacctcctctcccacctctgtgACGCTGGGTGTGGGCCTGGCCGTTGTGCTGTCCCTGACCTTGGCTACCATTGTCCTGGCTGTCACCAGGCGGCGTCGGGCCGCTTCCCACTCTGTGATATGCCCTGTGTCTGCTtcacaataa
- the ZP3 gene encoding zona pellucida sperm-binding protein 3 isoform X3, with protein MPPSVMVECLEAQLVVTVNKDLFGTGKLIRPADLTLGPDSCEPLVSADTDTAVRFEVGLHECGNGMQVTEDALVYSTFLLHNPRPAENLTILRTNHAEVPIECRYPRSVWDGPVAAPVQRSLGQHISLHLEPWLQGNVSSWAILPTWVPFRTTVFSEEKLVFSLRLMEEDWSADKMTPTFQLGDRAHLQAQVHTGSHVPLRLFVDHCVATPTPDWNTSPSHTVVDFHGCLVDGLTDASSAFKAPRPGPETLQFTVDVFHFADDSRNTIYITCHLKVTPADRVPDQLNKACSFSKSSNRWSPVEGPADICQCCNEGRCGIPGRSRRLSRLEGQSVSRSRRHVTEEADVTVGPLIFLGKTSDYGMGGSTSSPTSVTLGVGLAVVLSLTLATIVLAVTRRRRAASHSVICPVSASQ; from the exons ATGCCGCCTTCCGTGATGGTGGAGTGTCTGGAGGCCCAGCTGGTGGTCACTGTCAACAAGGACCTTTTCGGCACCGGGAAGCTCATCAGGCCTGCAGACCTCACCCTGGGCCCTGACAGCTGTGAGCCGCTGGTCTCTGCGGACACAGATACTGCGGTCAGGTTTGAGGTCGGGCTGCATGAGTGTGGCAATGGCATGCAG GTGACCGAGGATGCCCTGGTGTACAGCACCTTTCTGCTCCACAACCCCCGCCCTGCGGAAAACCTGACCATCCTGAGGACTAACCACGCCGAGGTTCCCATCGAGTGCCGCTACCCCAGGTCCGTGTGGGACGGGCCTGTCGCTGCTCCGGTGCAGAGGTCCCTCGGCCAGCACATCAGCCTCCATCTAGAACCATGGCT GCAGGGCAACGTGAGCAGCTGGGCCATCCTGCCCACCTGGGTGCCCTTCAGGACCACGGTGTTCTCAGAGGAGAAGCTGGTTTTCTCTCTGCGCCTGATGGAGG AGGACTGGAGCGCCGACAAGATGACACCCACCTTCCAGCTGGGAGACAGAGCCCACCTCCAGGCCCAAGTCCACACTGGCAGCCACGTGCCACTGCGACTGTTCGTGGACCACTGTGTGGCCACGCCGACGCCGGACTGGAACACCTCTCCTTCTCACACCGTCGTGGATTTTCACGG TTGTCTCGTGGATGGTCTCACCGATGCCTCGTCTGCTTTCAAAGCACCCAGACCTGGGCCAGAGACACTCCAGTTCACGGTGGACGTGTTCCATTTTGCTGATGACTCCAGAAACACG ATATATATCACCTGCCATCTGAAGGTCACTCCAGCTGACCGAGTCCCGGACCAACTGAACAAAGCCTGTTCCTTCAGCAAGTCCTCCAATAG ATGGTCCCCGGTAGAAGGCCCTGCTGATATCTGTCAATGCTGTAACGAAGGGCGCTGTGGCATTCCAGGCCGTTCCAGGAGGCTGTCCCGCCTGGAGGGACAGTCTGTTTCCCGCAGTCGCAGGCACG TGACAGAAGAAGCAGATGTCACAGTGGGGCCACTGATTTTCCTGGGAAAGACGAGTGACTACGGCATGGGAGGGTcgacctcctctcccacctctgtgACGCTGGGTGTGGGCCTGGCCGTTGTGCTGTCCCTGACCTTGGCTACCATTGTCCTGGCTGTCACCAGGCGGCGTCGGGCCGCTTCCCACTCTGTGATATGCCCTGTGTCTGCTtcacaataa